A stretch of the Paenibacillus dendritiformis genome encodes the following:
- a CDS encoding DNA-directed RNA polymerase subunit alpha — protein MIEIEKPKIETVDVNEEGTYGKFVVEPLERGYGTTLGNSLRRILLSSLPGAAVTSVQIDGVLHEFSTIPGVYEDVTEIILNLKALSLKIHSDEEKVLEIDADGEGIVTAGDIRADSDVEILNPDLRIATLAQGSRLHMRIFANRGRGYVQADGNKREDQPIGVIPVDSIYTPISRVNYNVENTRVGQVTNYDKLTLEVWTDGSIRPEEAVSLGAKILTEHLMLFVGLTDEAKDAEIMVEKEEDKKEKVLEMTIEELDLSVRSYNCLKRAGINTVQELITKTEEDMMKVRNLGRKSLEEVQEKLEELGLGLRMED, from the coding sequence GTGATTGAGATCGAAAAGCCGAAAATTGAGACCGTGGACGTCAATGAGGAAGGCACATACGGCAAATTTGTCGTAGAACCGCTGGAGCGAGGATACGGAACGACGCTAGGCAACTCCCTGCGCCGTATTCTGCTCTCCTCCTTGCCCGGTGCTGCGGTGACGTCCGTCCAAATCGACGGTGTCCTGCACGAGTTCTCGACGATTCCGGGAGTCTATGAAGACGTAACGGAAATCATCTTGAACTTGAAGGCCCTGTCGCTCAAAATCCACTCCGATGAAGAGAAAGTTCTCGAGATCGATGCGGATGGCGAAGGGATTGTAACGGCTGGCGATATTCGAGCGGACAGCGATGTGGAAATTTTGAACCCGGATCTCCGCATTGCAACTTTAGCGCAAGGTTCCAGACTTCATATGCGAATCTTCGCAAATCGTGGCCGTGGCTATGTGCAGGCTGACGGGAACAAGCGGGAAGACCAACCGATTGGTGTCATCCCGGTGGACTCGATCTACACGCCGATCTCCCGCGTGAACTACAACGTGGAGAATACGCGTGTCGGCCAAGTCACGAACTACGACAAGTTAACCCTTGAAGTGTGGACGGATGGAAGCATTCGACCAGAAGAAGCGGTGAGCCTCGGTGCGAAGATTCTGACGGAGCACTTGATGCTGTTCGTCGGATTGACGGATGAAGCGAAAGACGCGGAAATCATGGTTGAAAAAGAGGAAGACAAAAAAGAGAAAGTGCTTGAGATGACAATCGAAGAGCTCGATCTCTCCGTTCGTTCCTACAACTGCTTGAAGCGTGCAGGCATCAATACGGTTCAAGAGCTGATTACGAAGACCGAAGAAGATATGATGAAGGTCCGGAACCTGGGCCGCAAATCTTTGGAGGAAGTTCAAGAGAAGCTCGAAGAACTCGGATTGGGCCTTCGCATGGAAGACTAA
- the rplQ gene encoding 50S ribosomal protein L17 → MAYQKLGRDSSARKALFRDLVTDLFLYERIQTTEAKAKEVRSIAEKLITLAKRGDLHARRQVAAFVRRETLNGEQDAIQKLFSDIAPRYTERPGGYTRIMKLGPRRGDSAPMVYLELVDRA, encoded by the coding sequence ATGGCATACCAAAAGTTGGGTCGTGATTCCAGTGCCCGTAAAGCATTGTTCCGCGACTTGGTAACTGATTTGTTCTTGTATGAGCGTATTCAGACGACGGAAGCGAAAGCGAAAGAAGTTCGCTCCATCGCTGAGAAGCTCATTACGCTGGCGAAACGTGGGGATCTGCATGCTCGCCGTCAGGTGGCTGCATTCGTTCGCCGCGAGACTCTGAATGGGGAACAGGATGCAATCCAGAAGTTGTTCTCGGATATTGCTCCACGCTACACAGAACGTCCAGGCGGATATACCCGCATCATGAAATTGGGACCGCGCCGCGGCGATTCTGCGCCTATGGTGTACTTGGAACTGGTTGACCGCGCGTAA
- the infA gene encoding translation initiation factor IF-1, giving the protein MAKEDVIEVEGTVIEPLPNATFRVELENGHQILAHVSGKLRMHFIRILTGDKVVVQLSPYDLSKGRITYRK; this is encoded by the coding sequence TTGGCCAAGGAAGATGTAATTGAGGTGGAGGGCACGGTCATTGAGCCGTTGCCGAATGCAACGTTTCGAGTTGAATTGGAGAACGGTCATCAAATTTTAGCCCATGTTTCCGGCAAGCTGCGGATGCACTTCATCCGTATTCTGACAGGGGACAAAGTGGTCGTGCAACTTTCGCCATACGATTTGAGCAAAGGTCGCATCACATATCGGAAGTAG
- the rpsM gene encoding 30S ribosomal protein S13 produces the protein MARIAGVDLPRDKRVEIALTYIFGIGKSTSQKVIAQAGVNPDTRVRDLTEDEVNKIREAIDKNVKVEGDLRREISLNIKRLVEIGCYRGIRHRRGLPVRGQRTKTNARTRKGPRRTVANKKK, from the coding sequence ATGGCTCGTATAGCTGGTGTGGACTTGCCACGTGATAAACGCGTTGAGATCGCCTTAACATACATTTTCGGAATCGGAAAATCGACTTCTCAGAAAGTCATTGCGCAAGCAGGTGTCAACCCGGATACTCGCGTTCGCGATTTGACGGAAGACGAAGTGAACAAAATCCGTGAGGCGATTGACAAGAATGTTAAAGTTGAAGGCGACCTCCGCCGCGAGATCTCTTTGAACATCAAACGTCTGGTCGAAATCGGATGCTATCGCGGAATCCGCCATCGCCGCGGATTGCCTGTTCGTGGGCAACGTACGAAGACAAATGCTCGTACGCGTAAAGGCCCTCGTCGTACCGTAGCGAACAAGAAGAAGTAA
- the map gene encoding type I methionyl aminopeptidase, with the protein MIICKSEVELGFMREAGRIVAETHRLLAQSIKPGITTRELDSIAETFIRSQGATPSFKGYNGFPGSICVSVNEELVHGIPGTRKLNEGDIISIDIGAEYRGYHGDSAWTYGVGTISETARRLLEVTEQSLYAGLALVKPDTRLYTISHAIQRVIEDAGFSVVREYVGHGIGTDLHEEPQIPNYGIPDRGPRLKPGMTLAIEPMVIVGERYVKTLADNWTVVTADGTLCAHFEHTVAVTPEGCEILTKLVE; encoded by the coding sequence ATGATCATCTGTAAGTCCGAAGTAGAATTAGGCTTCATGAGAGAAGCTGGGCGAATTGTAGCGGAAACGCATCGTCTTCTGGCCCAATCCATTAAGCCAGGGATCACGACTCGTGAACTCGATTCTATTGCAGAGACGTTCATTCGCAGCCAAGGGGCGACACCTTCGTTCAAAGGTTATAACGGATTTCCCGGCAGCATCTGCGTATCAGTCAACGAAGAACTGGTGCACGGCATTCCCGGCACACGCAAGTTAAACGAAGGCGACATCATCAGCATCGATATCGGTGCGGAATACCGTGGATATCATGGAGACTCGGCCTGGACCTATGGCGTCGGCACCATCTCGGAGACAGCCCGGCGGCTGCTCGAGGTAACGGAGCAATCGCTATATGCAGGGCTTGCCCTGGTCAAGCCGGATACGCGTCTTTACACGATATCCCATGCGATCCAGCGCGTAATCGAAGATGCAGGTTTTTCGGTCGTGCGAGAATATGTTGGGCACGGGATTGGAACGGATCTTCACGAAGAACCGCAAATCCCGAATTACGGGATTCCGGACCGCGGCCCGCGTCTCAAACCGGGCATGACGCTTGCGATAGAGCCGATGGTCATTGTCGGTGAGCGGTATGTCAAGACGCTCGCAGACAACTGGACGGTAGTGACGGCGGACGGAACGCTGTGCGCTCACTTCGAGCATACGGTAGCCGTAACGCCGGAAGGTTGCGAAATTTTGACGAAGCTGGTTGAGTAG
- the rpmJ gene encoding 50S ribosomal protein L36, with protein sequence MKVRPSVKPICEKCKVIRRKGNVMVICENPKHKQKQG encoded by the coding sequence ATGAAGGTAAGACCTTCTGTTAAGCCGATTTGCGAGAAATGCAAAGTCATTCGACGCAAAGGCAACGTTATGGTAATCTGTGAAAATCCGAAGCATAAACAAAAACAAGGATAA
- the secY gene encoding preprotein translocase subunit SecY encodes MFKTVSNIWRVEDLRRRILFTLMILIVYRIGSFVPVPGVDTSVFANANQGTELFGFLNTFSGGALFKFSIFALGIFPYITASIIMQLLTMDVVPKFAEWAKEGEVGKKKIAQVTRYGTVVLGLIQAFGTAIGFNRLYGLELVPNATYTDYILIAIVLTAGTAFLMWLGEQVTEKGIGNGISIIIFAGIVAGIPTHIQEIVQSQFIDGNQLFLNIIKMIIIALFIVLIIVGVIYIQQGNRKIPVQYAKRVVGNKMYGGQNTHIPLKVNGAGVIPVIFASSLLMFPATIAQFWADKTWAQWIITHMMIDKPLGMVLYVLMIIGFTFFYTFVQLNPQQMADQMKKNGGYIPGIRPGKATATYLTRVMTRITLAGAIFLAVVSIIPVFFGSLAGLPRSVQIGGTSFLIVVGVALDTMKQIESQLIKRHYKGFINK; translated from the coding sequence ATGTTTAAGACCGTATCGAATATATGGCGAGTCGAAGATCTGAGACGCAGAATTCTTTTTACGCTCATGATCTTGATCGTTTATCGCATCGGATCCTTTGTCCCGGTACCCGGTGTGGATACATCGGTTTTTGCTAATGCCAACCAGGGCACGGAGCTGTTCGGCTTCCTGAACACGTTCTCCGGCGGCGCGCTCTTCAAATTCTCCATCTTTGCGCTTGGTATATTTCCGTATATCACGGCGTCCATCATTATGCAGTTGCTGACGATGGATGTTGTGCCGAAATTCGCCGAATGGGCCAAAGAAGGAGAAGTGGGCAAGAAGAAAATTGCCCAAGTGACGCGTTATGGCACCGTGGTTCTGGGTCTGATCCAAGCATTCGGTACAGCGATTGGTTTTAACCGGCTATATGGCTTGGAGCTTGTTCCGAACGCCACGTACACGGATTACATCCTAATCGCCATCGTATTGACGGCGGGTACAGCGTTCCTGATGTGGCTTGGCGAGCAGGTTACGGAGAAGGGAATCGGTAACGGGATTTCCATCATCATCTTCGCCGGTATCGTGGCAGGCATTCCGACGCATATCCAGGAGATCGTGCAGAGCCAGTTCATTGACGGTAATCAGCTGTTCTTAAACATCATTAAGATGATCATCATTGCGCTGTTCATCGTTCTCATCATCGTCGGGGTTATCTACATTCAGCAAGGTAACCGCAAAATTCCGGTCCAGTACGCCAAGCGCGTGGTCGGGAACAAAATGTACGGCGGACAAAATACGCATATTCCGTTGAAAGTCAACGGAGCAGGGGTTATTCCGGTAATCTTTGCGTCATCGCTGCTGATGTTCCCTGCTACAATCGCCCAGTTCTGGGCGGATAAAACGTGGGCTCAATGGATAATCACCCATATGATGATCGATAAACCGCTGGGCATGGTGTTGTACGTGCTCATGATTATCGGCTTCACGTTCTTCTACACGTTCGTGCAGTTGAACCCGCAACAAATGGCGGATCAAATGAAAAAGAACGGTGGTTATATCCCGGGCATCCGTCCAGGGAAAGCGACAGCCACATATTTGACGCGGGTCATGACTCGCATCACGCTGGCCGGCGCCATCTTCCTGGCGGTGGTATCCATTATACCGGTGTTCTTCGGATCGCTCGCCGGATTGCCTCGTTCCGTTCAAATCGGCGGAACTTCGTTTCTTATCGTCGTCGGCGTCGCGCTTGACACGATGAAGCAAATTGAAAGCCAATTGATTAAACGCCATTACAAAGGTTTCATCAATAAATAG
- a CDS encoding adenylate kinase, whose amino-acid sequence MNILFMGPPGAGKGTQAERIVAEFGIPHISTGDAFRKAMNEGTPIGLKAKQYIDQGLLVPDDVTVGIVRERLAQPDCEAGFLLDGFPRTLAQAEALDGILTELGRTLDHVINLSVDRDLLLARLTGRRICKSCGATYHVIFNPPAQAGVCDKCQGELYQRSDDTEEKVGTRLDEYINKTAPLLEYYGNKGLLRQVDGEKEIDTVTSEIVSLLRG is encoded by the coding sequence ATGAACATTCTATTCATGGGGCCTCCTGGGGCAGGGAAAGGGACGCAGGCCGAACGCATTGTTGCCGAGTTCGGAATTCCCCATATTTCTACGGGGGATGCGTTCCGCAAAGCGATGAACGAAGGCACCCCTATCGGGTTGAAGGCCAAGCAGTACATCGATCAAGGTCTGCTCGTTCCGGATGACGTTACCGTGGGCATCGTTCGCGAACGGCTCGCGCAGCCGGATTGCGAAGCCGGCTTCCTGCTGGACGGCTTCCCGCGCACATTGGCGCAAGCCGAGGCGCTGGACGGCATCCTGACGGAGTTGGGCCGAACGCTGGACCATGTCATTAATCTGAGCGTGGACCGCGATTTATTGCTGGCTCGTCTTACGGGACGACGTATCTGCAAGTCTTGCGGCGCGACGTACCATGTCATATTTAACCCACCTGCACAAGCAGGCGTTTGCGATAAGTGCCAAGGCGAGCTGTACCAGCGCTCGGACGATACCGAGGAGAAGGTCGGCACGCGCCTTGACGAATATATCAACAAAACGGCTCCTTTACTCGAATACTATGGGAACAAGGGCTTGTTGCGTCAGGTTGACGGGGAGAAGGAAATCGATACGGTGACGTCTGAAATCGTATCTTTACTGCGAGGTTAA
- the rpsK gene encoding 30S ribosomal protein S11, producing MAKAKKVVRTKRRDRKNIESGVAHIRSTFNNTIVTITDPHGNAISWASSGNLGYKGSRKSTPFAAQMAAESAAKTAMEHGMKSVEVMVKGPGAGREAAIRSLQAAGLEVSMIKDVTPIPHNGCRPPKRRRV from the coding sequence ATGGCTAAAGCGAAAAAAGTCGTACGCACAAAACGTCGTGACCGTAAAAATATCGAGAGTGGTGTGGCTCACATTCGTTCTACGTTCAACAACACGATCGTAACGATCACGGATCCACACGGCAACGCTATTTCTTGGGCTAGTTCCGGGAATTTGGGCTATAAAGGCTCTCGTAAATCGACGCCATTCGCAGCGCAAATGGCTGCGGAATCCGCTGCCAAAACGGCAATGGAACACGGCATGAAGTCGGTTGAGGTAATGGTTAAGGGTCCTGGCGCAGGTCGTGAAGCTGCCATCCGCTCTCTGCAAGCTGCAGGCTTGGAAGTCAGCATGATCAAAGACGTTACGCCAATCCCGCACAACGGCTGCCGCCCGCCAAAACGTCGTCGCGTATAA
- a CDS encoding KOW domain-containing RNA-binding protein: MSEQSTPRLGQFVKVLRGRDAGKLAVIIGIEESRYVNIADGDKRKFDQPKRKNLLHLEVLPEISHEVVRSLQESGRVTNSKLRYVLTKFAEESAAADVEQKGE; the protein is encoded by the coding sequence ATGAGTGAACAATCAACCCCTCGTCTCGGCCAATTCGTCAAGGTGCTTCGAGGTCGTGATGCGGGCAAGCTCGCAGTCATCATCGGCATTGAAGAATCGCGCTACGTCAATATAGCGGATGGGGACAAACGGAAGTTTGACCAGCCTAAGCGAAAAAACTTGCTTCATCTCGAGGTGCTACCCGAGATTAGCCATGAAGTTGTCCGAAGTTTACAGGAGAGCGGCCGGGTTACGAACAGTAAGCTCCGGTACGTCCTGACGAAATTTGCGGAAGAGTCAGCCGCTGCAGATGTTGAACAGAAAGGAGAATGA